CCAGAGGAAATGGTCAAATCCCTATTAAGCGGAACTTATGAAATTCAAAATTACAAGCAAGACGTAATTACGAATCCACTCCACGAAGATTTTTCTAAAATTGAAAGAGTTATGGATTCTGATCCTAATTGGTCGCCAGATGGTCGTTACATTGCATTTACGAGTCGCAGGTTTGGAGGAAAAGTTCCCAATATTGGAATTATTGATACCGAAAATAAAAATTCAATTAAACAAATTACCCAAAATGGAGGAGCTACTCCTTATTTTGCGCCTGATGGGAAAAAAATATATTTTATTTCTTTTAAGGATGAACCAACCGGAGAAGTTTACTCTATAGATATTGCTACAAAAGAGGAAAAGAGAATTACTTTTGATAAGTATATGGATTTTAGTCCAAGTTTGTCTACTGATGGAGAATATTTATATTATACTTCTATTCGAGAAGATTCCAATAAAAATAAAAAGTTAGACGAATTGGATAATAGTTTTATTATTCGAAAAAATTTAAAATCGGAAGAATCCATTGCGATAACTGCTGGAAACCTTTCCATTTTCGATACAAAGTATTCTAGTTTGAATGGCGGGTCAATTGTGTTTAGTGCCTCTTTGGATAATGCACTGAATATCTATTTTATTCCTAAAGTAGGTGAAATTCCAAAACAAGAAAATATAACCAAACAATATGACTTGGCAAAGTTATATAAAAACAGATCTATGAGTTACTTCAAATTAGCCTTAAACTCAATTTATCTTCATTTTGGAAATGATCCATTGTATCCATTGTACAGATCGCGTGCGGATAAACAGTTAGTTGAAGATTATTTAGATGATGGGGATGATAGAGAAGCAGAAATTTTATTGGAAGAAATGTTAAAAACAAAGGGAGATAAAACCAAAGGTTTATCATACGCTCTTGCAATTCATCAAAAAGCAATTCTGAAAAATACAGATCCTGTTCCTGAATTAAAATCATACTATGAGTATATGAAAGAAATACAAGGAGTTCATTCTGAACTTCCTCCTTCCATTTTAATTTTAATAGGCAATCATTATCGAGATATTGACAACTATGTGTTAGCCGAACAAATGTATGAACGAATCCGAAAGGAATATCCAAAGTATTACCGGATAACAGAAGTTAAACAAAAAGAAGGATTATTTGAGTATAAATTAAATCCAAATAAAATACCAAATAGTTTTATAGAAATAGTAAATAATCCTGAGTCTACTCGAGATGATAAAAAATATATTATGAATGATATTGTTAAAGTTCTCGGAGGACAAGACAATTTAGATAAAAAATCAAAACTAATTGAAAGTTATTTAAAAGACCAAAATTTAGAAGTAGTATGTCCAGAATTAGCTGGATTAATTAAATACACAAGAGCTGTTATTTACAATGAACAAGATAAGTTTGAAGATAGTAATCGTCTCGTTGAATCCTATTTACCTTCTATAAAAGTAGGTTCGTATGTTTATTTAAAAAGTAAACTTTTACAAGCTGATAATTTTAAAGATATTGGGGCGGATGAAAAATCCAACGAAGAGTTAGTTGCATTTGTAAAAAACTATGATTATTTTTCAGGAGTAGAAATAACGGAAGATGAAATTGAAAATTCTTTTTTCTATTTTGAAACTCGTGCAAGAGAATACGAACGCAAAGGAAAACTTAAAAAATCGATCCAGAATTTTATATATAATAATTTACTACTTTCACTTGCAATCGAACGTAAACTTCCGATTCAAAAGACATACAAAGATTATTCTGTATTCTACCAGAAAATGATGGTAGATAATTCTTTCAAACATTCTGACTTAAGAACAGAAAAAAATTCAAATGCAATTTTGAATAAATTCAATCTATTAGGCAGACGTCAATTAGACGTTGCAGGAAAACTTACTGAATCCTTGGCTTATTTTTTTAGATGGAAATACTTTCGAATCTTTGGAGATTTTAGGGACTTACAGTATATAACTCCTTTGGAATCTGAATCTTTTTCTCAAATGAAAGATTTTTTTCAAGAGAGGTCTGACATTGCTCGAAAAAGTTTGGATTATGCAACTATTTATGGATACGCGTACTACCTAGTTTCTAAGGCAGTGACAGAGGAGACGTTTCATATCAATGAACAGACTTTGACTTATGCCAGAAAAAAAGGAATATTACAAGATTTAAAACAAGCAGAAAATGATTTGCAGTGGATAATATATGCTAACCCACAATATACTGATGCCTATTTACTATTAGGTTGGTTGTATCAATATATAGATGTTAGGAAAAATACATTTACATTTCCAGAAAATGAAAGAGACTCAGAAGTATTTGAAAAATTATATGTTAAATTTTTTCCTTATAAATACCTAGAAGAAAACATAGAACTCTACAGCCAGATTTTGCAATTCCTTGGGACAAAGTATGAAAATAAAAAAGCTCTTTCTGATTTACATTTAAATTTAGCTAATAATTATTTTTTATTATCCAATTACCCAAAAGCACTACAAGAATACCAAGAGGTGGAAAAATATTCTAAATTTATTCTAGAAAAAAATAGATTTGAAAATTATCGGCAAAAGGCAGTCTATTATTTTAATTTAGCCCGAGTAAATGTTTATAATGGTAAAACACGCGAGTCTATTAATCATCTAAAAACAGTATTAGAAATATACTATAAGCACGAATACTTTCCGTTAATCGCAAAAATTGGAACCAAACAAATTCCCGAATTAACTAATTATTTGGAAGATGTAAAAAAGAAAATTGCCCTTTTAAATGCGTTACTCGGTTTAGCGCAAATGGAATTGGAAATGTATTCTGAAGCGATTCAGTCTTTTTCCAATGCAGTTTCTATGAACGGAGAATCAGATTATATAAATGATATTAGCCTCTATAATTCACTTGCTTATTGTTATCAGCATATTGGGGATTATAAAAAATCAGAAGAAAGTTTAGTTTTTGCTGATAAAGAATATAATAGAAAGAAAAAAACGCTATCAGAACTTTTGTCAGTATCTCTCAATGAAAAATTTTGGAATTATGCTCTTCCTGATTCTGCACGGGTCCAGGGGGAGGGTAGGTTTCCAGGTAAAATTCCTTTAGATTTTGAAAATCTAATCACAAAAGGAATTAGGATTACGAATAATGTAGATAAAAATGAATTTGACGAAGTGATAAACCTTCTAGAGGAAAGAACCAAGTTCATAAAAAATAAAGGTCTAGATAATACAATCGTAGGAGAAAAAATTCTAGAAAGCACTTTGAATGAATTAGGGCTCAATGAATATTCGAGAGGCAACTACCATGAAGCCGCAAAAATTTTTATGAAAGAATACGGAGAGTTAAAGAAGAAGGGAGATCGCAAAAAAGCATTTCAAGCCTATATCAAATCCGATATTTCCCTTTACTCTCATATAGAACAAAATTCTGAAAAAGCAGTAGTTCTAATTCAAGAATTAAATGAGAATATAAAATTCCTAAATAAATTTAAGGAAGAAGAAACAAATTTCTGTTTAAAAAATTATCAATTTGAATCAGGGCTTGTGAACAATCAGAAGGAAGAAATCTGTCGTGAAAAATTTTATTCAGATTATTACAATTATGATCCTTATATGGGAAATAATTATTTTTATCTTGGTGAAATTTATCTATCTAAAAAAGAATATGAAAAAGCATTTATAAATTACGGAGTAGCACTTTCCTTATTCAAAAACCCTTCTGGTATTAAAGACGATGAAATCGGATTAGAAAAAGATCATTTTAAGAATAAAGAAAGAACTCGATTGAAAATCATGACCGCTATCGTTTACTTACGATTAGGCGAAAAAGAGAAGTTTGAAAAAACATTGAAAGAAAGTTTTTATTTGGCAAACGAATTCCAATTAGAAAGAGAGTTAATCGTATACTACATATTAGCTTCTGAATACAACTTTCGAAATGGGAAGTATAAAGAGTCATTGGATTTTTCTAGTAAAGCAGAAAATGTTTTAAAAACTAGTCCCGGTCTTTGGTATGATATTGATGAAATTACAATAAACTATATTTATTCTTTAAAATCATTAAATCTAATCAAATTAAAAAATTATAACCAATTGTCTATTAATCGGGAAAAACTTTTTAGTTCCATTTTTTTTAGGCAACTAATTATCAATGAACTTAGATTTCAAGATAAGGAAGTTTTTAAAACAATAAATTCACTTCAACTTTCCGTTTGGGAGGATAGGGAATTTATTTACAATATCGAAAACGCAAATCTTAACCAAAAGGACCCAAAGGATTTAGTAAAAGCAAAAGCTAAAAATCAGGAATTGATTACACGAGATTTGAATTTATTGACTAAGTTTCTTCCAAAAGGTATGGATGCATTGAGTTGGTACGCTGAACCGAAAAAGTTTGAACCAAAACTTCGAAAGGATGAACTTTTAATTGAGTACTTTGGAAATGGAACAGAAGGTGTTCAGAAGATATTTTTCGAAAATAGATCTGAATTTCAAGAATACCAATTAAGTGGAAAAAATGATACAGATACAATTGCAAAGAACATAGAAGAAGTTTTAATTCGTAATCCGCAAGTTAAAAAAATAGTAATCATACCTTCTCCTTTTATGTACAATATTAATTTTCGAAAACTTTCTTTTTTAGGAAAAACTCTTAATGATAATTTCGAAATTCGCCACTTATTTCGGTTAAGTCAACTGGAAAGGGAAGCGGATACGGATTTTTCCAGACTTAAGAGGATAACAAGTGTTATCCCTGATGCCAAAGTAAATGTTCAACAAGGATTTAATCTAAATCCAATTAACTTAGTACTTCCAAAAGTAGAACCTAAAAAGGATCCGAAAGAATTAAATCTAAGAATAATTTCTTCCAATGAATTAAAAAATTATCTAACTGACACTGATATTTTAGAAGGACCGACGGATTTTGCGAATCGTAAACACTATATAGGAGAAAAAAAATCCGGCTCTATAAACATTAAAGAAGTTGTAGAAGATCAGTGGACAATCCCTTTTTTAATTTTAACAAATTATTCAAGTAGTATGGATAATTATATGAAAGCAGGATTTTTATACGATATTTTGCAGTTTGCAGGCGTACAATCAATTATTTTACTAGAGCCTACTGCCGAAAATGCAAAAGTTCGCGACAATTTAATTTCAAATACTAAGAACGCCAATAGAATCATTAAGGAGGAAAAGTTACATTTAGTTGGAGAGTATATTAATGAGTATCCGGATAATCAAAAAATATATGAAGGAGAGTTTCGTCGTTATACAGCTATGGCGATAAAAGAGGAAAGAAAAAGAAATTATCTACAGTCAATGAAATTTCTTTTACAGGCTAACTCTGTTTTGCCGGATAATAATGTTAAGTATTTAATTCAGTCGGAAGTAAATTTAGCAAAATTAAAAACAAAAGTATTTCCGAATCTGGAAAATTATTTGATTCACTACGAAAATCTTTTAAATCGGTTTGCGATTGATTCGAAAGAGGAGGAAGAAATTACGTATGAATTATTGTTAAGCTGTTATGACGCAACAATCGACGTAGATTGTGAAAAATACCAGACAAAATACAATTCTATTAGCAATGCAACAGAAAATCGAAAGTTCATTACAAATTACTATAAAAATTTACGAATAGGAAACTTGAAAGTTGTAGACTTAGATTATAATAAATTTATTTCAACTGATTCAAACGAAGATCCATACTTAAAAAATATGAAATTAGCTTTACTTTTTTCGCGAGGATTCATGTGGGAACAAGCCAAATTACATGCTGAACTGGCTAAAAAATTAGCCGAATCGGAAAAGGAAATTGGTTTTGCGGAAACAGTAATTTCAGATATTCAATATGAAATACTATTCATCAAAGGGATTGATCCTGACATTATAAAGGATGATAAAGTTTTTTATTATGCTACTAATCGTATATGGGACGCCTATCGTAAAAAAGCGAAAGAAATATCCGGAGAAGAATCGGAAATTACAAGAAAGAATTACCAAACTCGTTTATTGGATGCATTGGATTCAATTGAAAATAGAGCAGACTTTGAACCAACCAGTTTGGGACCACTTTATTTAAAGGACGGAAGACCTGCCCTGTATTTATTAAAGGAGTCTGATAGAAATTTTTTATTTTATTTACTTTTAAAATCGATGGTAACGCAAACGGGAGAGGAATTAAATAATCAGTTTGATTTGTTAATAGATACAGAACTTCGGCTAAAGAACCGTAACCGCGCTTTATGGATGCAAATACAGTGGGCTGGAGCCCTTTATCATAGAGGAGATTATGAAAATGCAAAAAAATACTACCAAGATTTTGACGGGAACTTTAAAGATTATTATCCAGAGAAAAATTTAGTTAAAACATTCTATACATTAAAATATAAACTGTCTCGTGTATTTCCAGATATACAGTTTTCCGATAGTGAACGAAATATTATAAAAGATGAATTCAAAGAATGGTTCGGCTACTATGAATTAAGCGAAAAGCAAGATTCTAAAGAATTTATAAAAACTCTGAATAAACTAATAGCTGCAAAGAAAAAAGAGAAATTGGATATTTTTAATAGTCGTGAGTTGGATGATTTTATTAGTTTTTTGCAACTTGAAGCAGTGGAAAAGAAAGATTATGCGACGTTCACGGACTTAGGATTTACAAGGGATAAATTTAAATCTGTAAATGATAAAGTTTTTGGGCGTGGGATTTTATTTTCTGATTTACCGGAGGCAAAACAAATATCGAAAGAGCTTCTTGTTAAAATTCCAAAGAGTCAAGTATTTACTGCGGTCATTGATTTAGGAATTAAATCCTATGTTGTGAAAATGAAAGAAGGACTAATTACAACAGAACTTGGATTTGCGGATAACAGGAATATTAAGTCTGCTATATTAGATTATTATTATACGATTAAAGATGGTGGGGTTGCCATTGTAAAACAGGAGTCGATAGAAGCCCGTTATAAAGAGATTCTCAAATTTGCAAAAAATGCAGTTCATTATATTTATTTGCCGTCGTTTCATTTTAAAGCAGTGATTGAACCGGAAGAACAGGATTATTTTTATTATGTGTTGAGTCCCGAGTTACTTTTAGAGCGTCCGGTTTATGATTCTTCGCAAAATTTTTTACCTGGATTTAAAGTAGAAGCAATGAATACTTCTAATTATGCGGCAAAGTGGTGGAAGATGGTTTTGGACTTAGAAAAATATGAAATTCGAAATGTATCTGGGTCTGGAGGTGGAAATAAGGTAATTGTATCGCAAGAAGATTTGCAATTAGATAAAGGAAAAAAATTAGAGTATGGAGGTATAGGATTAAATGATTTAAAACGTATCGATAAACGAAAAGGAGTGTGGGTAATGACTGGTAACCTTCTCTCGGAAGCTTCCATACAGAATGATGATTTTGCCTATTCACTTAGATATATTGACCAGATCCATCAGGGACCGGGAGTTGTATTTGCAGGAACTCATAATAGTACAACAAATGCTTATTTTATAAAGAAATTTTGTAAAAATCTAAATTATCGTTATCCATTCGTGGAAAGATATTACGACGCATTTACGCAGACACAAAAAGAATTTGACTTTGACCGAAATTGGAATGGGTATAAACCTTACACGAATATGTTTTTGAAGTAGAGGTAATGATTATTTGCCACAGAGGCACCGAGTCACAGAGATTACCAATTTGGGTAGGAGAGTAGTCCAAATTGTTTTTTTTTGGAAGCGATTAAAAATGAAAAAAATATTTACGATTCTTGTTTTACTAAGTTTTTTTGCTGGGAAGTTTCTTTTTGAGAATGATTGTGATGATATTTTGGTGGATGAATGCATTGGGATGGTTTTGAGAGTAAATTTGACTTCATTTTTAATTCTTATAAATCTTACTTTAGTAACTATAAAAATTTACATTGAGTATATTAAGGATAGTAATCAAAAATTGCACCTAAAAATAATTCAATTGACCATTTTAATAATATGCACAATATTTTTTTCATATTTTATACTGTTCTTTCTTTTTATGTTCTCGTAGTGAAATGCAGAGTTGAGAGGCAGATAGCTAGTTGTTGCTACATTTTAGGTGTAATTACTCCATATCTCCCCGGCTTTCAGTACCCGCCTCTCTCTCTTAAAGGAGAGAGGCTTAGTTTGAAAAAATTTCTCAGGAAATAAAAAATCGGGGAGAGATAAAGATTAGTACTTAGTCTTAGTCAAAGGTAACTTAACATTTAAGATTACTTGAACTTTAGTCACTTCTCCATCTGTTACTTTGATGATTGAATTATTGAGTTCAAGGTTTTCGGCGAATGATGCCTTTAATTCGTAATCACCAGGGATAAGGTTTGTGAACCAAAAATTTCCTTCGCTATCGGTTAACGCTTTTTGAACACCATTTACACTTTTCACTGTAGGCATATAAACTGGTTGTTTGATTACAGGGTTGTCCAAGGTTTTATAAAATACATTCCCTTGAATAACACCAAAACCGGTCATAGCATTTGTAAGTTCTAAAACATTTTCTTTGTTTTGAAGTACACCAAAAGTAGTTACAACTTCTGGGTATTCGTCTGCTTTAATAGTGATTTTATGAACACCAGTGGAAACACCTTTCACAAGAATATGGTAAACTTCACCAGGAATCAATCTGCCGACGCGAGAAATCGCACCCCAATAATCTGATTTAACAGGGATAAGTTTAAAGTTTACTTCTTGGTCATCAATTAGAACTTTTACTCTTCTCTCACCTTGGCGGAGTTTTTTTTGCTTCATCATTTCGGCAGGGGGTAAACTTGTTAATCCGTAAGTACGATCTCGAATGATTGTTGTTTTAATCAATAAGTCTCCTTCGTTCGTTACATGTACAACAGGAGGTTCTGCCGGAGTAACAGGAGGTTGAATCGGGTCAGGTATTACAGGATCACTTGCAGGTTCTGGTTTTGGTTCTGGTTTCGGCTCAGGTTTTGGATTAACGGGAGCAGGAGGTGGGACTGGTGAATTATTTCCCGCTAGAAAAATACCGGATGCGTCACCCGACACTTGCGGAACTTGTTTGTGATCATTGTCTTCTGCCATTTTAATAACGGCATCACGGGATTTAAAAAATGCTTCTAGAGCGGTTACTACCTTGTCGCCGTTCAAGTCACCAGTTTCTAATGCACGTCCAAACTGATAGGTAAAAATTCCATGATTTATATCACCACCAACTTCAATAGCAGTTTGGTTGTCATCTGCTGAAGCAATGATTGCTTTATTTTGAAAATAAAAATCTTCCGGATCTTGTCTGACAGTTCCTTGTTTTCCATCAGGAATCGGAACATCTTTATCGCCCCGAGTAGCTTTTCCTTTTTTGGCGATCCCACCAGAAAAACAACAATCGAAAACAAAAAGAGTTTTCTGTGTTTTAATTGTTTTTAGGTATTCATTGAGTTCATCGTCCGAAAGGTGAGGCCGGTCATAACAAACGATATAATTGCGCATACCGTTCTTAGCCGTAGCATCACGTTGGAAAAAACCATGTCCAGCAAAATATAAAAATACAACGTCACCGGATTTAGCTTTAGATCCAATGGATTTGATTTCTTTTTCGATGTTATTTTTTGTGATTTGCTGACCTAATAGAACTTTGACTTCGTCAAAGTTACCAACTTTTTTAATTTGGTCATTCATGTAGGATGCATCTGCTTCGCATAGGTTTAGCTCGCTGATGCCTGCTTTATTGCCTTTATAATTACTTCCTAAAATCAGCCCATATTTTTTCGCGAGCAGATTAGAAGAAGTGAAAATGAGTAAGGACAAAAACAAAACGATTTTAGTCTTCATTGGATCTCCTTTATTTGGTAAAACACGCATTATGCGCTTACTTTGAACTTACTACCTAACCCCACCTAACCCCAATCTAATCTATTTGTAGAATACTCTGATGTAAACCCCTTCCCTTGGAGGGAAGGGGTCAACTTTGTAGACATCCCACAAGTAAAATTGGCTGGGGTTAGGTAAGTTAGGTTACTTAGCCAGCCACTTCATCATGCTGCGGAGTTTTTTTCCTACAGCTTCGATTGGGTGAGCGGCTCCTGCATCGCGTAGTTTTTGGAAGTTAGGATAACCGGCTTTAGTCTCAGCCACCCATTCTTTCGCAAACTTCGCACCTTTGTCTTTTTGAATTTCATTTAGAACTTCTTTCATTCTAGCTTTTGTGCCTGCATCAATGATACGAGGACCGCGAGTTAAATCGCCGTATTCCGCTGTATCAGAAATGGAGAATCTCATACGAGCTAGTCCACCTTCGTAGATTAAGTCTGTGATGAGTTTCACTTCATGTAGACATTCAAAGTAAGCGATTTCAGGATCGTATCCTGCTTCGGTTAACGTTTCGAAACCTGCTTGGATTAACGCTGCTAAACCGCCACAAAGAACAACTTGTTCTCCGAAAAGGTCAGTTTCAGTTTCTTCGCGAAAACTAGTTTCGAGAATACCTGCACGACCACCACCAACGCCGGCAGCATGCGCCAAAGCACGCTTACGCGCTGTTCCAGTTGCATCTTGGTGAACTGCTATCAAACAAGGAACTCCACCGCCTTCTGTATAAACTCTTCTTACTAAATGTCCAGGACCTTTTGGAGCTACCATGTAAACATCTACATCTTTTGGAGGGTTGATTAAATCATAGTGAATGTTAAAACCATGAGAAAACACGATCGCGTTTCCAGCTACTAGGTTAGGTTGAATGTCTTTTTCGTAAGTCGCCGCTTGCACTGTATCAGGAGCTAGGATTTGGATGATGTCAGCCTTTTTCGCAGCTTCTGCAATAGTATATACTTCAAAGCCAGCTTCTTTTGCATCTTTGATTGACTTGGAGCCTTCTTTTAGTCCTATGATGACCTTAAGTCCTGAGTCTTTCATGTTTTGTGCCTGGGCATGTCCCTGACTTCCGTAACCGATTACCGCAATAGTTTTTCCCTGTAAGACGCCTAGATCGCAATCTGCGTCATAAAATAATTGTGCCATTTTTTCCTTCGTGAATATTGAATTTTACAGTCATTATCCAAGGTAAACGTAGAATCTCAACCTTAAAATAGTCTGTATTTTATGTCTCGTCTGGGCGTTGCGCAAATCTCCCCTAGCCCCTTTTTGCGAAAGGGGGAGATTTTCGCCGCGCTCGCCTTCCTGAATCGGAACGAAAAAACTGTCCCGATTCATCCAGTTGATCGCTAACGCATAGAAGTTGCCTGTATTCTGAGTTAGTCCTGTAATATCCGTGTCCGGCAAAGGCTGAATTGTTTTAATCAACAACGTGGGACTGTGTAAAAGCATTAGCCACAGAGACGCAGAGGTAAAGAGAAATGGCGTTTTGGACCATTCTAGAAACGACAATCTTAGCTTTTACACAATCCAAAGATGAGTTAATAAAAAAACTTTCTTTGAAAATTCGGTTATTTCCAATTCTTTCGTTCGTATCTCCTTCGATAGGTATTTCTTATGGTGTTCTACCACCAACTGGAACCAAACTCAAAAGAAAAATGGTTGAACTTATTGGCATTCTATGTAAATTTGCGACAAGATTTTTTAATGTAGTCATTTTGTTAGGCAAAGTTTGTTGGAAAAATATAAAAAAAGATAGGATTGCTTAATTTGTGTGTTTTTTGTTTATTTTTTGCGCTTAATGGGCATAGAATTTCGTTCACGTAACACAAGTAGAAACTATTAATCGGCTATAAAAGTTTTAAATTAAAAAAGGAAAGACCAGATGATAAAAATAATTTTGCTTTTCTGCATTTCACTCTCACTCCAAGCGCAAGAGCCTGCCGGTAAAGAAATTGCACTTACAGTGGACCCACTTTGGGTTATCGTTTCTGCCGCTCTAGTATTTTTTATGCAAGCAGGCTTTTTAATGTTAGAGACAGGTTTATCGAGGCTTAAAAATAATATCAACGTCGCCTTAAAGAATTTAATGGACTATATTGTCGGAACTATGGCATATTTTGTCGTAGGTTTCGGGTTAATGTTTGGTATATCGTATGACGGTTTAGTTGGTAGTAACTTATTCTTCTTGGAAGGAATTTCGACGGGAAAAGAATATGCCTTTTTTTTATTTCAAGTGGCATTTATGGGGACTGCGGCGACTATCGTTTCAGGAGCAGTTGCGGAGAGAATTAAATTTTCTGCCTATTTATTTGTGTCCCTGCTTGTTTCTACAGTTATTTATCCGAT
This sequence is a window from Leptospiraceae bacterium. Protein-coding genes within it:
- a CDS encoding PD40 domain-containing protein, with amino-acid sequence MKLLLLLFTLNCSLLTYRISELKQNEFQYDNISKAHFTHNNENPFPLTVRRGNNIYNSITKDGRYLFFASDSSGNFDIFLRDLQSSVVLPITSHPAPQYKPAISPDGKKLAIVSERYDSEGDIVVIKINPEEMVKSLLSGTYEIQNYKQDVITNPLHEDFSKIERVMDSDPNWSPDGRYIAFTSRRFGGKVPNIGIIDTENKNSIKQITQNGGATPYFAPDGKKIYFISFKDEPTGEVYSIDIATKEEKRITFDKYMDFSPSLSTDGEYLYYTSIREDSNKNKKLDELDNSFIIRKNLKSEESIAITAGNLSIFDTKYSSLNGGSIVFSASLDNALNIYFIPKVGEIPKQENITKQYDLAKLYKNRSMSYFKLALNSIYLHFGNDPLYPLYRSRADKQLVEDYLDDGDDREAEILLEEMLKTKGDKTKGLSYALAIHQKAILKNTDPVPELKSYYEYMKEIQGVHSELPPSILILIGNHYRDIDNYVLAEQMYERIRKEYPKYYRITEVKQKEGLFEYKLNPNKIPNSFIEIVNNPESTRDDKKYIMNDIVKVLGGQDNLDKKSKLIESYLKDQNLEVVCPELAGLIKYTRAVIYNEQDKFEDSNRLVESYLPSIKVGSYVYLKSKLLQADNFKDIGADEKSNEELVAFVKNYDYFSGVEITEDEIENSFFYFETRAREYERKGKLKKSIQNFIYNNLLLSLAIERKLPIQKTYKDYSVFYQKMMVDNSFKHSDLRTEKNSNAILNKFNLLGRRQLDVAGKLTESLAYFFRWKYFRIFGDFRDLQYITPLESESFSQMKDFFQERSDIARKSLDYATIYGYAYYLVSKAVTEETFHINEQTLTYARKKGILQDLKQAENDLQWIIYANPQYTDAYLLLGWLYQYIDVRKNTFTFPENERDSEVFEKLYVKFFPYKYLEENIELYSQILQFLGTKYENKKALSDLHLNLANNYFLLSNYPKALQEYQEVEKYSKFILEKNRFENYRQKAVYYFNLARVNVYNGKTRESINHLKTVLEIYYKHEYFPLIAKIGTKQIPELTNYLEDVKKKIALLNALLGLAQMELEMYSEAIQSFSNAVSMNGESDYINDISLYNSLAYCYQHIGDYKKSEESLVFADKEYNRKKKTLSELLSVSLNEKFWNYALPDSARVQGEGRFPGKIPLDFENLITKGIRITNNVDKNEFDEVINLLEERTKFIKNKGLDNTIVGEKILESTLNELGLNEYSRGNYHEAAKIFMKEYGELKKKGDRKKAFQAYIKSDISLYSHIEQNSEKAVVLIQELNENIKFLNKFKEEETNFCLKNYQFESGLVNNQKEEICREKFYSDYYNYDPYMGNNYFYLGEIYLSKKEYEKAFINYGVALSLFKNPSGIKDDEIGLEKDHFKNKERTRLKIMTAIVYLRLGEKEKFEKTLKESFYLANEFQLERELIVYYILASEYNFRNGKYKESLDFSSKAENVLKTSPGLWYDIDEITINYIYSLKSLNLIKLKNYNQLSINREKLFSSIFFRQLIINELRFQDKEVFKTINSLQLSVWEDREFIYNIENANLNQKDPKDLVKAKAKNQELITRDLNLLTKFLPKGMDALSWYAEPKKFEPKLRKDELLIEYFGNGTEGVQKIFFENRSEFQEYQLSGKNDTDTIAKNIEEVLIRNPQVKKIVIIPSPFMYNINFRKLSFLGKTLNDNFEIRHLFRLSQLEREADTDFSRLKRITSVIPDAKVNVQQGFNLNPINLVLPKVEPKKDPKELNLRIISSNELKNYLTDTDILEGPTDFANRKHYIGEKKSGSINIKEVVEDQWTIPFLILTNYSSSMDNYMKAGFLYDILQFAGVQSIILLEPTAENAKVRDNLISNTKNANRIIKEEKLHLVGEYINEYPDNQKIYEGEFRRYTAMAIKEERKRNYLQSMKFLLQANSVLPDNNVKYLIQSEVNLAKLKTKVFPNLENYLIHYENLLNRFAIDSKEEEEITYELLLSCYDATIDVDCEKYQTKYNSISNATENRKFITNYYKNLRIGNLKVVDLDYNKFISTDSNEDPYLKNMKLALLFSRGFMWEQAKLHAELAKKLAESEKEIGFAETVISDIQYEILFIKGIDPDIIKDDKVFYYATNRIWDAYRKKAKEISGEESEITRKNYQTRLLDALDSIENRADFEPTSLGPLYLKDGRPALYLLKESDRNFLFYLLLKSMVTQTGEELNNQFDLLIDTELRLKNRNRALWMQIQWAGALYHRGDYENAKKYYQDFDGNFKDYYPEKNLVKTFYTLKYKLSRVFPDIQFSDSERNIIKDEFKEWFGYYELSEKQDSKEFIKTLNKLIAAKKKEKLDIFNSRELDDFISFLQLEAVEKKDYATFTDLGFTRDKFKSVNDKVFGRGILFSDLPEAKQISKELLVKIPKSQVFTAVIDLGIKSYVVKMKEGLITTELGFADNRNIKSAILDYYYTIKDGGVAIVKQESIEARYKEILKFAKNAVHYIYLPSFHFKAVIEPEEQDYFYYVLSPELLLERPVYDSSQNFLPGFKVEAMNTSNYAAKWWKMVLDLEKYEIRNVSGSGGGNKVIVSQEDLQLDKGKKLEYGGIGLNDLKRIDKRKGVWVMTGNLLSEASIQNDDFAYSLRYIDQIHQGPGVVFAGTHNSTTNAYFIKKFCKNLNYRYPFVERYYDAFTQTQKEFDFDRNWNGYKPYTNMFLK
- a CDS encoding caspase family protein; protein product: MKTKIVLFLSLLIFTSSNLLAKKYGLILGSNYKGNKAGISELNLCEADASYMNDQIKKVGNFDEVKVLLGQQITKNNIEKEIKSIGSKAKSGDVVFLYFAGHGFFQRDATAKNGMRNYIVCYDRPHLSDDELNEYLKTIKTQKTLFVFDCCFSGGIAKKGKATRGDKDVPIPDGKQGTVRQDPEDFYFQNKAIIASADDNQTAIEVGGDINHGIFTYQFGRALETGDLNGDKVVTALEAFFKSRDAVIKMAEDNDHKQVPQVSGDASGIFLAGNNSPVPPPAPVNPKPEPKPEPKPEPASDPVIPDPIQPPVTPAEPPVVHVTNEGDLLIKTTIIRDRTYGLTSLPPAEMMKQKKLRQGERRVKVLIDDQEVNFKLIPVKSDYWGAISRVGRLIPGEVYHILVKGVSTGVHKITIKADEYPEVVTTFGVLQNKENVLELTNAMTGFGVIQGNVFYKTLDNPVIKQPVYMPTVKSVNGVQKALTDSEGNFWFTNLIPGDYELKASFAENLELNNSIIKVTDGEVTKVQVILNVKLPLTKTKY
- the ilvC gene encoding ketol-acid reductoisomerase, which codes for MAQLFYDADCDLGVLQGKTIAVIGYGSQGHAQAQNMKDSGLKVIIGLKEGSKSIKDAKEAGFEVYTIAEAAKKADIIQILAPDTVQAATYEKDIQPNLVAGNAIVFSHGFNIHYDLINPPKDVDVYMVAPKGPGHLVRRVYTEGGGVPCLIAVHQDATGTARKRALAHAAGVGGGRAGILETSFREETETDLFGEQVVLCGGLAALIQAGFETLTEAGYDPEIAYFECLHEVKLITDLIYEGGLARMRFSISDTAEYGDLTRGPRIIDAGTKARMKEVLNEIQKDKGAKFAKEWVAETKAGYPNFQKLRDAGAAHPIEAVGKKLRSMMKWLAK